Part of the Vigna angularis cultivar LongXiaoDou No.4 chromosome 1, ASM1680809v1, whole genome shotgun sequence genome, TGTTGAGCGTTCGATCTTAGCGTCTGtcttagcgttcggtctgaggTGGAGTTCAGCCTTAGTGATCTgtcttgttgagcgttcggtcttagcgtTCGGGCTTAAGTGGATGGTctcaggtagcgttcggtctcttaaAGAGAGTTTGGTCTCTTAAGTAGCGTacggtcttagtgggtggtcttggtAGCGTTCAGTCTCTTAAGTGGTGTTCGATCTCCAGGTAACGTTCGGTCTCTCTCAGGGAGCGGTCCTGGATAGTGTTCGGCCACTTCTTCAGTCTTACCAtgtatggaccgttcggtcctgtcCTTTGGGAAGTGagataccgttcggtctcccCCATTCACAGGGTGTTCGGTCTTGCCCTTTAAGTGTTGATGTTTCCTGTTTGGCTTTTATTCCTATTTATTCCAGTATGCTATTTTACTTAATAATTCCAGTTGCTTTAAGGGTTTATATGTGCATTAACATGTTGGTGTTAAagtggaaagtatttgtattggacgtaattccatgattctcaagtagagaggattgaaccatgtggtgaggagtagcaggagatcctagtcttgggtgcttctagtatggcccaaggtgagtgataacggattaacctcgtgagtgtggtagggtgaaacccattggcaatgactttgcaaagcagtagaagccaccacgagtgcataacccgccatagctcagcaatcattctaagtccggacaagtcaagtttaagtgcaacaagtcatgtttGTATAGTATAGTATATTCGTCTTTACTTGCAAGTTGCCTATgactgttataacatgatttttatatctagctcacccttgcttgtgtgtttgtgtttgcttgggcatgctttcttttgcaatgatcatccacttggatgtgagcagagacggatgaggtgcctctagagcaggctttggaggaagGCGATTTTGCGGCTTAGTCTCCTTAGGACTCTCTTAgtatttcttgtattttgaattactatTTAGATGTTAAGGATTTTCCCGGTGACTCCTATCCTTTTGAAACACTCTACTTgcgtttaagttttaaattatgtctCATTCTGGGATGATTGTAAGCTTAACTACTTTGTTTACAATctactctaactgttctcttttatttaaatgtggacttactatgttatatgcttctatataatctgggatgttacagattaaaaaaatttacttctaaatccactctcacttacctccaaatccactcaaataaacaaaaaagaatttaccttcaaattcattcaatcactctcctcaAATTCATTTAAGTGAATAAAGTAAATTCATTTAAGTgaataaagtaaaaaagatTCTAGCGACAAAAAATAATTAcccaagaaagaaaaagagagttaCAATAAAGAAAGAGATTATAACACTGTTTGTTATCcagaatattttatattttttacaaaattaagaaataaaattagtatataattttaaataaaaaacaaaatacaatttcaattaataattttgggacgaaaaatatatttaattcaaaaatatatcataCATGAGTAACGTATGGTTTCATCAtgaaataagaaagaaaaaagaaatggtTTCAACTAGAAACTAAACAACCTTGTCTGCCAATGAAATAATTCCCACATtcacaaacaaaaacaacattcTAATCTGAATTCTAATAAAAAGAGAGCTATACAGTACACCCACACACTCAACAACTAATCACAAATTAACGAACTTTCATTTCATCACTCTCGTTATATCTATCTATCTACCTTTCCATATGATTTTGAGGAAAGATTTTGCTGACGTGAATAAAGCTTTTGCTGTTGTTGTCAATGGCGCCGCTCTTTTGGGATTCAACGTCGTAGTTTGATTCTTCATCCTCGTTCCCAAGGGAAAAATACTGCACCTTCTCCCCATAAACCTTGACCAAAACCAAGTACAAGGAAACCGCAAAAACGGTGACACCAATGATGAACCAACTGAACTCGATGTTTACGAGCGAGTTGGCGCGGTGAAGTGCCTCGTGGGAAGAGCATCTAACCACCATGTGACCCTCCTCGTCGTTCATGTAACAGCCTTTGGGTATGAGTGAAGGTGTCCAAAGCATGAAGCCCATCACAATTAACCACAGCCCCTGGAAGAAAATGCTGACGGAGCGAACGAAGTTGACGATGAAACTTTCAGGGAACCCGATTCCAATGATTGTGGTGGAGAGTGAAACAAAGACCAAAAGCTGTAACAAAAGATGGTATTGGCCTTCTGGGCCCATGTGGTCGGCGGAATGGAGGTGGAAGAGAAGGAGTTGTTGGGCAAATGCTACGGCCCCAAGAAACTGGGTGAGTACGAATTGAGCCGGGGCTTGGGCACGGTCGAGGATGATGGAAGAAGCTGCGTAGAGGAAGaaggtgatggagatggaagagTGCTCGAAGTTGTGGAGATGGTTGGAGGGAATGGTTCCATCTGGATCAAGAGGTTGGTGGCGATCCGGGCCAATGAAGAGTTCCATTGAAACGGAGGCTGTGCAGCCTACCATGATGAGCACCAACTCTAGGTATCTAAACTTGGAAGATGGGAACCATGATGGACCTTTGTAAGACTTTGGGTTAAGGGCGTGGAGCTTGATGTGGTTGAAGAGGTGCCACAAACCTATCAACATGAAACCAAAACCTGGAGCTACATGTCCCACCAGAGTTCCCATGATTAATTTATGACAAGAAATGTTTTATGAGAACACAGAAAATTTGGAAAGGGAGACAAACTATGTTGGTGGTGTTGTGACGAGGTAGAAGGAGAGGTGAGTGGTGTTGTTTTGGAGTTGGGGTGGCTCTATTTAAATGTCCTACAGATCTTCTGGAATAATCTTTGAATATTACTTCAGTTTTTTCAAGTCTGACCACACGGGTGACATGATCCTTCAGAGTTGAGAATTGAGAGATGAGATGGCGCTGCCTTTATGGAACAACATTGTACACCTTCTAATCTCTGTTCTTCTGTTTACTTTGTTCAACGAACGAATAACATATGTGATAAAGAACTCATTAAATAATCACAGGTTTCATGATTTCTCATTCTCTCTCCACTTCTTCAATAAGCCAAACCTTTCAAAATTAGCTTTACCTTtacctttctttctttattttaatttccatACATAAGTCACTGCTAGCGATGCTTACACCACTATtctgttaaaataaaataaataatattcttaaaattgaaagaaataaaatctatttataaaatgGAGGACCAATACGTATTAAgaaatattgttatatattgtttaaagcTTGTTATTCTTTCTCAGTGATCATTCATCATCAGTGTGTTACGTTCATTTAATATTACTCTAAATgagtatttaaataattgttgtGTGTTACGCTACTATGACCAACATGTGTGGCAAAATACTAAAATCTTATATATTTCTGAGTTAACGTGACAGGTAAAATTGTCGTTACTCGCGGTGTTTCGCCTATTTAAGTATTACTTATAAGAACAAATTTTgtgatggtggtggtgatgTTTTTTTATATCGTACAATCATGTAATTAGTTGTTTCTTAACGTAAGACATGTAAGTAAGCCATGATGGAAGCTTGTTCACAAAATGATTCCGTGTGCATgccattaaaataaaagattgaaTCGTATACGCTGGCTGCTCCTGGAAACTTAAAACGAAGACGACACTAAATATTGTCATATTTCCGTGTCTTTGTTTGGATTTATTTCACGAAACTGCGTGAGACCCGAAGGAGTAACGATTTGAAACTGCGAAGAAAATT contains:
- the LOC108339251 gene encoding uncharacterized protein LOC108339251, producing MGTLVGHVAPGFGFMLIGLWHLFNHIKLHALNPKSYKGPSWFPSSKFRYLELVLIMVGCTASVSMELFIGPDRHQPLDPDGTIPSNHLHNFEHSSISITFFLYAASSIILDRAQAPAQFVLTQFLGAVAFAQQLLLFHLHSADHMGPEGQYHLLLQLLVFVSLSTTIIGIGFPESFIVNFVRSVSIFFQGLWLIVMGFMLWTPSLIPKGCYMNDEEGHMVVRCSSHEALHRANSLVNIEFSWFIIGVTVFAVSLYLVLVKVYGEKVQYFSLGNEDEESNYDVESQKSGAIDNNSKSFIHVSKIFPQNHMER